In Kytococcus sedentarius DSM 20547, the sequence CCAGAAGTACAGCCCCGATTTCAAGGCTCGTGCCCTGAAGCTCATCGAAGAACGCGTCCGTGCCGAGCAGTGCTCTGGCTGGGTTGCCTGCATCGCCGTCGGCGAAGCTCTCGGCGGGATCTCACCCCACACGCTGCGGAACTGGTGGAAGCAGGACCGCATCGACCAAGGTGAGGCTCCAGGGTTGAGCACCGCTGAGGCCGAGGAGATCACCAAGCTGCGCAGGGAGAACCTCGAGCTGCGACGCGCGAACGAGATCCTGCGCAAGGCGTCGGCTTTTTTCGCAGCGGAGCTCGACCGCCCCACGACGAGATGATCCGGTTCATCGACGAGCACCGCGATCAGTTCGGGGTCGAGGCCATCTGCCGCACGCTGAGTGCGACGGAGTGTGGGTTCATCACCTCCCGCGCCTACCGCGCAGCGAAGAGACGACCTGCCTCCGCGAGGGCTCAACGAGACGAGCTCCTCATCGAGGAGCTCGAGCGGATCCACGCGGAGAACTACAGCGTGTACGGGGTGCGGAAGATGCACCACGCGATG encodes:
- a CDS encoding transposase, with amino-acid sequence MPQKYSPDFKARALKLIEERVRAEQCSGWVACIAVGEALGGISPHTLRNWWKQDRIDQGEAPGLSTAEAEEITKLRRENLELRRANEILRKASAFFAAELDRPTTR